A window of Dysidea avara chromosome 1, odDysAvar1.4, whole genome shotgun sequence genomic DNA:
GCTAGACCATATAGGTATGCACATATAGCtatggtatagctatatagattgAAAACAGCATTTAATTTGTTGTGTTGTTAAAATAGAAGCCAGATATTGTATGGTTAGTCAGTTTAAATATTATAATAAAACTAGACATTTCAGTTATACTATTGGAGAAGCTTGATGACTTGACATATACTTACTGTTGTTTTAACTTTGTCAGTGATCTTATGCAAAGTAAGTTATGAAGTAGCTAAGTGGTAACAATTATTCTTTGTTGGTATACAATCAACTAGGCTTGTTACATGCTTTTACTGTTATTGTGGACATATAGAATCTAGAAACACCTGTATGGATGTTGGATAGGCATATAGAACATTGCTGAcattaactggtattgatgATTATACAACTGTCAAACACAGAGTCTTCAAATGCATTACTTAATCAGTTACAGAAATCATTTTACTAGCATTACTGTTTCACATCTAAATATACCTACCTGTAGCTATGCAGGGATACATTACGTATTGACAAAATATTACTTTATGTAACAGATCTATAGGGGCATGTCCTCAATGACAGTCACAAAGATATAGATATTGTAATACAAATTACTGTAAGGGTGGTGTCAGACAAAGTGTACCAACTTTTATTATAACAACAACATctagtacagtatgtacagtaagGTTGTAATCACTGTTGTTTCTCAGTTATGAAATTTTGCCCTGTGTTAAATATATATCTCTGCCAGCATTATGTACATGTTTTATTTTAGTTATCACAAACCTGTAGACTTGCGTTGTGTTCACAAAATGAAGTTCATAGCCATTGGATTACTTATCAGTTTAGCAAAGTACTCCTTACAACAGAACTTTAGTAAGTATACTATATGTAAATACAGTGCATGTAGTAGAATGCTAAAATTACAATGAAAGCAGTTAACTCACAAGAGTTCAACAAAATGTTAATAAATTTATACTTGTTTCAATGCAGCACTCACTCAACCAGCTACTGGTCCTAGTATAACATGTGAAGGAAGTGATGTAACTCTACAATGTGTGATATTGCGTAATGGAGTAGCAGTGGATCCAGATTGGAGGAGAAATGGAACACTCATTGATTCTAATGTTCTTACTAATCATCAGTTTGCGTTCAACCCTACATATAATGCTAACACTGATCTTGTGATCACTAATGTTGGCCTGGAGGATAATAACACTGAGTATGAGTGTACTACTAGTAGTAATGACATTACTAGTTCCATAGTGTTAAATGTGACAGGTCAGTTAGGTATATTTCTTATCATTCAACAAATAATTTTAACCTCTTGTAGGGTTTCAACCTATTGAAATTATAATTGTTGACATTGGTGTGTGTTCAGCATTAGTGAGATTGCCAAGCAGTATAAATGATGTTTGTGGTCCCTTTGGATATAGTGTGCAATTACTCAATACTGATAGTGTTTTGAAAAACATGGCTACTAATGACCTTGACATTCCAATGCCCAACCTTGCTCCAGATACCAACTACACAATTAGAATTGCTGCAATGCATATGGATAATGCAAGAGTGGTAGGAATGATTCAGGAGGGAATATTTAATACAACTAAACCAACAGGTATGTGACCATGAATATATGTACCACATATTATGATTACTGTGCTATGACAAGATGAAATCTTTAATGCTACATGGCGTTGTAATGAGACTAACAGCTGTGGAATTATTGCTAAGTGGACAACTGTACGTATGTttaaaaagtaatataatattttaaTCAAAAATTTGATGTAGATAACAGAGACTATTGAAAGTTGTTCTCCAATTGTGAAGTTGGAGTTACAGGGACATAGTACATCCAGTGATACCATAACTGTTGATAACCCAACAACTACTACAAGGTCATATACTGTCCTAATTTGGGTGAATCGAATGATCACTAATGCTGTACTGATAGCAACATATGATGGTGGAATAACTAGGAGTAGTGATCAAATTGATTTTATTGGTATGTACAATAGGGGTATTGTGATCAAATGTTGTAACACGCACATCATAAAATTTGTAAGCTAATAAACATACTATGTAGCTAATCCAATATAGTAAGATTATACCCATCTTTCACCACATTTTAACTCTAAATCTATGTATAATGGGACATGTTTGTAGCAGTACTAGTAGTGATACAAAATCATATAGTGGCATTAACAAGACACTAGCGGTAACACCAAGGCTGCAATGTAGAAAAAAATTTCTTTTATAGGTATGTATTGAACGTATCTGCTACTTTTTGTCTTGTAGTACCAATCTGATACTGTTATATAACAATATTACAACAGACATATGATTTTCCAATAGCCCTTTTATTATTAGTGCAACAACAGTATGACATATTGCATTGCCAAGTGTAGTTGGCTGGTCACTAGCTACTCATCCTTGTATATTTACTTGTACATAATTTATGTTTTTcactgaaaaattaattattttctCCATTTATGTATAGCTGGATCCAACTTTTTGTTACATACTCTTGAGGGAGTACTTGTATTTACAAATAAAGAAATCAGTGTAAATGCAAAATGGAGAGGAGTAAGTCgtgtgcataactgtactgaaTGGAATGTTTTATAGCATGTATTATcaatttatcatacagtattggttaggtaaaactaagctcaaacaagctttcaaatcgacccgaaacgctttcaacaagttgctacagatttaaaaaaaaatttatttaaaggaattttctactgactgaataactgactgactgactgactgactgactgactgactgactgactgactgactgactgactgactgactgactgactgactgactgactgactgactgactgactgactgactgactgactgactgactgactgactgactgactgactgactgactgactgactgactgactgactgactgactgactgactgactgactgactgactgactgactgactgactgactgactgactgactgactgattccttcaggcaatataatggctaaggctacatacaggcttgattttttcactgttcaacatcgcttcagtCCGATGGCATACAgcagtgcatacaatgcattctttatggacttaccagtgtcctcctttgtgtcccattcatctttgctgacaatgaaaagtgtcgatttggcagtagcatgtgatggcttcccttcgtagcagaaattgtccgtatttttcatagtggctacttcgattgcagcagtgctttttgaacagttcttgattcatactgctgtgtaacggattgaaaatagctgacaaccaagcataatggatacttcacttttcagatgataattgatataaagTACCTGGGACGCATGGCGctatttcttttaatgtggtatgtgtgggttcaccagtcacaatgattattatttgcaaaaaaagttaacaaacaa
This region includes:
- the LOC136265078 gene encoding uncharacterized protein, producing the protein MKFIAIGLLISLAKYSLQQNFTLTQPATGPSITCEGSDVTLQCVILRNGVAVDPDWRRNGTLIDSNVLTNHQFAFNPTYNANTDLVITNVGLEDNNTEYECTTSSNDITSSIVLNVTGFQPIEIIIVDIGVCSALVRLPSSINDVCGPFGYSVQLLNTDSVLKNMATNDLDIPMPNLAPDTNYTIRIAAMHMDNARVVGMIQEGIFNTTKPTDEIFNATWRCNETNSCGIIAKWTTITETIESCSPIVKLELQGHSTSSDTITVDNPTTTTRSYTVLIWVNRMITNAVLIATYDGGITRSSDQIDFIAGSNFLLHTLEGVLVFTNKEISVNAKWRGATNLRITYRVSLTCNNSYTKEEMVVDELVANFIVPQDVTIDNIECEVNVSIHDMQSSVSILLNGSRTSTSPSTDNYCEDNPGICIGIPVVVAIAILIVLAVVVLLFAHSNSRRMLLSLFHQNSKTSVVSKTQANDNEYVTVTEDTDTNVQPSGQSDAISLQNTDSAVAAVNERSKYVEVTLAENLPIHIPPNNVVPYAQIQH